TGGAAGGACTGCATTGAGGTGCTTTTAGTTAGCTTACGAAACTGAAACCACCCTTCAAGGCTGACCTGTGTTGAGAACAAAGCAAGGCTTGTTCTCGTGATACCACTTCCacatctccttctcggcctgcgCTTTGCTCGCCGCGTAGACTGCAAACCCCCTGTCTGGAAGATACGGCGGCTCAGCCCAAGCCTCCACTATCGCCTCTTCGTTCCATGTGTCGCTCGAAATCTTCGGCCAATTCCCAGGCTTCGGACTCGTTGCCGCTGCGCAAGATGATGTAAACACAAATCTATCAATCTCCCCATTTTTTGCCGCTGAACGGAGGAGATTCAAGCCCATGGCAACAATGGGCGGGATAACCTCATTCGGGTCAGAACCAAACGTCATGTCGGACGCGGCATGGGCGACGCCCGAAACTCCTGCTAAACATCAGTAACTGGATATAACGCAAACCGTCTCTTGGAAGAACCCTTCAGAACAGAATCAAAGGCATCGGCCTTTCCCATGTCGGGAACAGCACAGAGTTCAAACCTGTCTGGACCATACTTTCTCTCAAAAAGCGAAGTGATCCAAAAAGTTTTGGCAGCATCTCTTGTAGTGCCTCGGACGTTATAGCCTGCGTGAAGGAGCTGATCTGCGATGTGGCTTCCAACAAATCCGCTTACACCTGTCACAAGGACAGTGACTCCGGTAGGAAGGTCTGGCTCATGGAGGAAGGTCATCAGGGGCTGCTATTCAAGGCTTTGGTGTTTGTTGGAGTTAACCTGGTGATTGTGACATCAAATTCTTACACGAGAACCGCGTCTATTTATACTCTATGAAAAATGCCCCTGGGTGGGTCAGGGCAGCGTGAATAGCCCCTGTCAGAGAATCTTGCTCTCGAAGTGGCCAATGACGACCCCCTCTCGCAGACAAATATCTACAGCAACAGTTATTAAAAACTGGGCATGCGCCTTAGTACGCAGGCTGATTACAAATCGTCTATTCATCTTGACTAGGGCCAATGCTATACCAGGAGGAGTTGAAGCACTCGGAGATGGCTGGCACCAAGCACCCCGAATAATTTCCCTCACCCCCAAATGGGCCACCCCTCTAGGTATTACCAGCCAGTTATGAGTCACGCCGGGCTGACAGCTGGGATCTATTTAGATGCGGGTCGACCGGGAGAAAGAATTGAAATCACGCAAAAGATCCATCTGAAGGCAGTCCTTAAGATGGTTGAGTCAACCCCCTTGACCCAAATCCTCGAAAAGTCCGACAATACCAAGCAGTACATGGTTTCTTTGCCGGGTACATATCCTCTCCGGCCTCTTGAGCCGAATGCCATCCGCATCCGCAGCATCATTCTCTCGCTCACGACCAACAACTTCACTCACGCACGCCTCGGCTACATCCTTGGCTTATGGGATGTTTGGCCCACTCCCCCCTCACTGCCATCACCGTATAATGACACCCAGAAGTATGGGCGAATCTCACCGTGGGGCTATGCCGAGGTGATCGAGAGCACGTCTCTTCATTTTCCTGCCGGGACAAGATTGTGGGGATCTATGCCCTTTGGCACACATCCAGGAGATCTAGAAGTCACAACTGGGCATGCGTCGGAGCATTGTCTTGAGGTCAGCGAGAGGAGGCGACATTTGTTGTCGATATATAATCGCTACCTGGCCTATCTTCAGGACACAGATCTGCCAACGGGCAAACATAGTCTTGGATGGGACGCACTGATGCGAGTGCTCTTTGAGTCATCGTACATGCTGAGCCGCTGTGGTTTTTCATGGGCAGAAATGCCTGTTTACCCTCTTGGCACGAAGATGCGATGGAATAACGATGACGTAGACATCGCTGACACAGTTGCAGTTTTCCTTGCGCTTTTTAGAAAAGCAGGCCTTAGATTTCCTCACCCATTGCGGCATGGACGGCCAGTAAGCAAGCAGCCTAGGAAGGCTATCGCTGTTGGGTCAGCTAAATCTAGGGCATTCAGCGAGATAGCCGGCCTGTTTGATGAAGTCTTGCTGTACGATGACTTTACCAAGTCCGATTTATCTGGCCCGCTGAGCATCGACAAAGGAACCAAAGTCCTGCTGAGCAATTTCGGGGCCAGAAGTGAAGCAGATGAAAAGTGGGCGTCGGTTTTGAAGCCGCTGAGTGCCCGTCTCCAGGTCCTACTCATTAGTTCGCATCCAAAGGTGAAAGGTCGGGGGAAGTTAGCTACCCATGCTAAAGACCCGGCGAGTGGGATTGTTCAAATGAATATGACAGGGCTGAGGGGAGGCGCAATAGTCACCGAAGGTAAGGCAAGACATTTTAATCTATTCGATGCCGAATGGACGAGCTTCAAACCGGAGGGAGCAGTCCCGGGGCTGAAGCTGACTTGGGGGAAAGGGATGGACTAGGTCAGAAAGGGCTGGGGCGATTTATGCAGCGGACTTTGTGGCTCAGACATCGGTTTTGTTTATCAAGTATGGCAAGGTGTACAGTCGTTAACGGCAACACTACTAGCATCCATCTGTGGTGGATCTATTCCCCAGGTGCAGTCTTCACACACCCCGTTATTGTACCGAGCCCCAGCGATAAAAACACACACCGGTTCCTTCATTCTGTGTGACATCCCCTGACGAGCAGAGCGAGGAAGCCCTGGAAGGGCATA
This window of the Fusarium keratoplasticum isolate Fu6.1 chromosome 3, whole genome shotgun sequence genome carries:
- a CDS encoding Epimerase domain-containing protein; its protein translation is MTFLHEPDLPTGVTVLVTGVSGFVGSHIADQLLHAGYNVRGTTRDAAKTFWITSLFERKYGPDRFELCAVPDMGKADAFDSVLKGVSGVAHAASDMTFGSDPNEVIPPIVAMGLNLLRSAAKNGEIDRFVFTSSCAAATSPKPGNWPKISSDTWNEEAIVEAWAEPPYLPDRGFAVYAASKAQAEKEMWKWYHENKPCFVLNTVLPSMNMGQSLDLDNQGHPSTSGLIEALFRVFYVDVKDTARLHLAALLHPDIRDERIFAYAGPYTWHMIQAVMKDLYPNKTFFPEISEAVLDRSEIVLAPRAERYLKEMGCKGWTTLEESVKMNTEDLV